A genomic window from Salvia splendens isolate huo1 chromosome 11, SspV2, whole genome shotgun sequence includes:
- the LOC121756153 gene encoding WD repeat-containing protein PCN-like: MVKVHRISSVDWTPSPVLALATSADSSQVAAARADGSMEIWLVSPGSVGWHCQLTIHGDPDSRVSSLVWCQSGPRGGPLGRLLSSSIDGSISEWDLFGLRQKTVLDSIGFSIWQIAAEPCNHLNVRWEAKYHQNGQTSPSITSEVDDVETSEDEDDKIVALVHEQNDTESTRLAMACDDGCVRIYCVSDAEELVYNRTLPRVSGRTLSVTWSSDGSRIYSGSSDGFIRCWDAKLAQEMYRITVGHGCLGGDDDLCIWSLLALRCGTIASGDSSGSVKFWDGQFGTLLQAHSNHKGDVNALAAAPTHNRVFSAGSDGQIILYKLSTEAVDSSDKKIVPDIKKWIYVGYVRSHTHDIRALTLATPISHEDLPPDEKVKRSRGPNKPLDFSYHKWAHLGVPMLISAGDDTKLFAYSVKEFTKFSPHDICPAPQRMPMQLVLKTLFNQTPLLLAQSANFLDIFCVQLQNGGVTDIIPSSSAGSARTDLVARIKCKASRKIICSTISSSGALIAYSDHVKPNLFALKRTKSGSGWAVDKRKLPQRLPFAHFMVFSSDSSRLILAGQDRKIYVVDAENQKLVHAFTPCRKDNVDGLPPSEPPITKMFISNDGQWLAAVNCYGDVYIFNLETLRQHWFISRLDGASVTAGGFTPKNSNILIISTSSNQVYALDVEAKQLGEWSLRHTFSLPRRYQEFPGEVIGLSFPPSSASSSVIVYSPRAMCLIDFGMPIDRDDDTDLANGLGLTGKVHSNGKPKRKMQGVESKHGGKKNFEFCAFRDPVLFVEHLSKNSLVVIDKPWTQVVGTFDAQPVHRHIFGT; encoded by the exons ATGGTGAAAGTCCACCGAATCAGTTCGGTGGATTGGACTCCATCGCCGGTCCTAGCTCTAGCGACGAGCGCCGACAGCTCGCAGGTCGCCGCCGCCCGCGCCGACGGCTCCATGGAAATTTGGCTTGTCTCCCCTGGCTCCGTTGGCTGGCACTGTCAGCTT ACGATACACGGGGACCCTGATTCTAGAGTGTCTTCGCTGGTGTGGTGTCAGTCCGGGCCGAGGGGTGGACCGTTGGGCCGATTGCTGTCTTCCAGCATTGATGGGTCGATTTCGGAGTGGGATTTGTTCGGCTTGAGACAGAAG ACAGTTCTAGATTCTATTGGTTTTTCGATTTGGCAAATTGCTGCGGAGCCATGCAATCATTTGAATGTGAGATGGGAAGCAAAATATCATCAGAATGGTCAGACTAGCCCTTCAATTACCAGTGAAGTTGATGATGTGGAGACTAGTGAAGATGAAGACGATAAAATTGTTGCGCTGGTTCATGAGCAAAATGATACTGAAAGTACCCGACTAGCAATGGCCTGTGATGATGGCTGTGTCCGGATCTATTGTGTTTCTGATGCAGAAGAACTTGTATATAATAGAACCCTGCCTAGGGTCAGTG GGCGCACACTTAGTGTAACGTGGAGTTCAGATGGAAGTAGGATTTATTCAGGGAGTAGCGACGG GTTCATAAGGTGTTGGGATGCTAAGTTGGCTCAGGAGATGTACAGAATAACTGTTGGTCATGGGTGTCTGGGTGGTGATGATGATCTTTGCATATGGTCATTACTTGCATTAAG GTGTGGAACTATAGCCAGTGGGGATAGTTCTGGTAGTGTAAAGTTCTGGGATGGTCAGTTTGGAACACTTTTGCAGGCACATTCAAATCACAAGGGTGATGTAAATGCCTTAGCTGCAGCTCCCACCCATAACAGAGTATTTTCTGCTGGTTCTGATGGTCAG ATCATACTGTATAAACTTTCAACTGAGGCTGTTGATTCTAGTGATAAAAAAATTGTCCCAGATATCAAGAAATGGATCTATGTTGGCTATGTGAGATCTCATACACATGATATAAGGGCGTTGACCTTAGCTACACCTATCAGCCATGAAG ATCTTCCTCCTGATGAAAAGGTTAAGAGGTCACGAGGTCCAAACAAGCCCCTTGATTTCAGTTACCATAAATGGGCTCATTTGGGTGTGCCCATGCTTATCTCAGCAGGCGACGACACAAAACTTTTTGCATATTCTGTAAAGGAATTTACTAAGTTTTCTCCTCATGACATATGCCCTGCACCACAGAGAATGCCAATGCAACTTGTTCTTAAAACACTTTTCAATCAGACTCCATTGCTTTTGGCTCAGTCTGCAAATTTCTTAGACATCTTTTGCGTGCAATTGCAAAATGGTGGTGTAACTGATATCATTCCTAGCTCGTCTGCTGGGTCTGCACGCACTGATTTAGTGGCCAGAATTAAATGTAAGGCTTCTCGGAAGATCATCTGCAGTACAATCTCTTCATCTGGAGCGCTAATTGCCTACTCAGATCACGTGAAACCTAATTTATTTGCTTTGAAAAGAACCAAATCAGGCAGCGGTTGGGCTGTAGATAAAAGGAAGCTCCCTCAGAGATTGCCATTTGCCCATTTCATGGTTTTCAGCTCTGACTCTTCAAGATTAATACTAGCTGGGCAGGACAGaaaaatatat GTTGTAGATGCTGAAAACCAGAAGCTTGTCCATGCTTTCACTCCTTGCCGGAAGGACAATGTTGATGGTTTACCACCTAGTGAGCCTCCCATTACAAAAATGTTTATAAGTAATGACGGACAGTGGTTAGCTGCTGTCAATTGCTATGGAGATGTCTATATTTTCAACCTTGAGACTCTAAG GCAACACTGGTTCATCTCAAGATTGGATGGAGCTTCGGTTACTGCTGGTGGTTTTACTCCTAAAAATAGCAACATTCTCATCATCTCCACCTCTTCAAATCAGGTTTATGCATTAGATGTGGAGGCTAAACAGTTAGGGGAGTGGTCCTTGCGTCACACATTTTCTCTGCCAAGGAGATATCAAGAATTTCCTGGAGAAGTTATTGGTCTTTCGTTCCCACCATCCTCAGCTTCATCTTCTGTTATTGTCTATAGTCCCAG GGCTATGTGCTTGATTGACTTTGGGATGCCCATCGATAGGGACGATGACACCGACTTGGCAAATGGTCTGGGATTAACAGGAAAGGTGCACAGCAATGGTAAGCCTAAGCGGAAAATGCAGGGAGTAGAATCTAAGCACGGCGGTAAAAAGAACTTCGAATTTTGTGCATTCAGAGACCCTGTTTTATTTGTTGAACATCTGTCGAAAAATTCTCTCGTGGTCATAGACAAGCCATGGACGCAAGTTGTTGGCACATTCGACGCCCAGCCTGTCCATAGACATATATTCGGGACATAA